ATATGAGTACCAAAGCAGTCAATGCTTGTGAGAGATTTGCCCTTGAAGTTTCCATTTGCTGACGGTATGGTTCAATTAAAAAATAATTCAATAAAATCGTCTCAGAGACTCTAGGGTTAGGAGGAATCCCTATCGCAGATTCATAGGCTTGTTTGTCAGAGCGGAACTCATTGTATTGGTAACCTGCATACAAAACACCTAAGGCAAAGATTGACATGTAAATTTTACCTTTGTCTTCTTGCCCCCGCGCATATTGGCCCCAACCTGGAATTAAAAATGAACGAAAGGCATAGGTTGGATTGTATGGATTGAATAAAGGCGCGTCAGCTAGTGACGTATCAGGATTGACTGCGAATGTTAGAATTGTATCTTCAGCTTTTTCCGCGTATTCTTTGGTGTAAGGTTTTTGTAATTTCTGATTTTCTTTGGTCCAAACCTTCATAGATTGGATCACATAACCAGATAACTCAGAATAAGTCACTTCACCATTAAAGTTCGAATCAGCCCTACCTTCCAATCCATAAATCAAATATTTTGTAAAGATTCCATATCCAGATTTGGGATCTTCAAAGCTCGAATAACCGACCTTAGTTGAATAAAAAACGGAAACTATTTCCGAATCTTTGAAATTTACATTCTCTAAATATTTTCTTCCGATTTCGCCTTTCCCATCTTCTGGGTTACGGCATGCATCGATAAAAAAAACAACTCGTTTCAAATTGAATTTACGTGTCATTTCTAGAAGTTGTTCTACTGCAATTCCTGTTTCAAATGGTTTCTCTGGATTTGCGTCCTCAGGAAGAAGGTACACCTTATCATTATAATCTACGACTCCATGGCCCGAAAAATAAAAAACAAATAGGTCATCTGGATTTGTCTCTTCCAAAACCGATTCCAGCTGTGTTAAAATATTATATTTCGTAGGGGTCGAATTGACTGACCCTTCTTGTACCAAGGTTTGGATGCGATTGTATGAACCATAACTAAATAGAATTTTTGTCATACCAAGAGCATCATTTTTAGCCGTTTTTAAATTCGCTAGGGACAAATCCTTATATTCGCTTACACCAACAACAAACCCAAATCGTTTAGGACCAGGATCAGCCTTTAAAAAAGGTGGGATGGCTATCAATAAGAATATTAGAATTTTTGACTTCATGGATATGAATTAGTCTGAAGCAAGCTCCTTTGCTTGATTTTCCAAACTTGAAGTATGATCACCCATTTTTCGAGCATTAATCACTACCTTCTGATTGATTTCTTCCATTTGGTGAACAACAGCGACCATTTGTTCTTTGTCTTTATCTAATATTTTAGATTCTTGGTCCAAAACTTTTGAAATGGATTCAATCAGGTCAAGTGATTCTAATACTTCTTTATTGATGTCTTTTTGGGAATTGATTTTGGATGTGGCTGTTTTAATCACTTCACTTAATAGCTCATATTTAGTTTGTAATGACTCCGTTTGGTTCAGTGCAACAGATGCAAGCTCAGTTCCTTCCAAGATATATCGATTGGACGTAGTGATGATTTTTTTGATCTTTGTCGCATTTTCATTGGAATTTTCTGCAAGTTTTGCTACTTCCTGAGCAACAACAGCAAATCCCCTTCCATGTTCCCCTGCTCTTGCGGCTTCAATGGAGGCATTTAAAGCAAGTAAATTGGTTCGATCTGCAATTTCTGCCATGATATCATTCACTTCGCTCACTTCTTTTTGTGAGACATTGACGGAACGTAATCTTTCTTCTAAATTACTCACAGTTTGGGAAAGTACACTACTTCGATCTTGGAAATCACTCATATTGGAATTGAGATCCTCAACAACCTTTCCAATCTCTGTTATGCTAAGTTTTAAGGTATCAGATTTATGATTCAATAATGTGATTTGGTTATGTTGTTTTCCAATATTGTCCACCGACGTTTGAATACTTTCAGAAAATGAGGATACAAATTCAGTCAAATCTTGAATTGAGGCATCTTGTGA
This Leptospira biflexa serovar Patoc strain 'Patoc 1 (Paris)' DNA region includes the following protein-coding sequences:
- a CDS encoding caspase family protein, with translation MKSKILIFLLIAIPPFLKADPGPKRFGFVVGVSEYKDLSLANLKTAKNDALGMTKILFSYGSYNRIQTLVQEGSVNSTPTKYNILTQLESVLEETNPDDLFVFYFSGHGVVDYNDKVYLLPEDANPEKPFETGIAVEQLLEMTRKFNLKRVVFFIDACRNPEDGKGEIGRKYLENVNFKDSEIVSVFYSTKVGYSSFEDPKSGYGIFTKYLIYGLEGRADSNFNGEVTYSELSGYVIQSMKVWTKENQKLQKPYTKEYAEKAEDTILTFAVNPDTSLADAPLFNPYNPTYAFRSFLIPGWGQYARGQEDKGKIYMSIFALGVLYAGYQYNEFRSDKQAYESAIGIPPNPRVSETILLNYFLIEPYRQQMETSRANLSQALTALVLIWSANVFDFYLLGPNPKEKSSVFLEFDMENQGFMGINRVGKMGYALRF
- a CDS encoding methyl-accepting chemotaxis protein, with the translated sequence MSEKALESIQNKKNWLELGPVYVNRVRFLLAGFYIIATLGSFKTSTTLQTSSYLVGITCMFLYGGLQAYLFKVGKLNAFFPKMFILLDITVLFVVTASGLMGGSTVAADLIKSPTLYVLYYFYVVYSAFLFSKRTLLISTYYSAFCLLLILFIGYGQGVSFKEAEGLQSEKGTVAISNEVFKVLFLICFGYLTSTVLNLLNEIKNESDEKHKLAVEERENANELNQDLKRIGSELFNTLKNIRDLTNDFNQQIESQDASIQDLTEFVSSFSESIQTSVDNIGKQHNQITLLNHKSDTLKLSITEIGKVVEDLNSNMSDFQDRSSVLSQTVSNLEERLRSVNVSQKEVSEVNDIMAEIADRTNLLALNASIEAARAGEHGRGFAVVAQEVAKLAENSNENATKIKKIITTSNRYILEGTELASVALNQTESLQTKYELLSEVIKTATSKINSQKDINKEVLESLDLIESISKVLDQESKILDKDKEQMVAVVHQMEEINQKVVINARKMGDHTSSLENQAKELASD